The following proteins come from a genomic window of Populus alba chromosome 12, ASM523922v2, whole genome shotgun sequence:
- the LOC118035940 gene encoding ultraviolet-B receptor UVR8 gives MPMDATTSGTPTIQYHNINDQPVTVTAIVAVPVSTYQRNQRHCFGDLIPGEFPLATNPSIVLHVLTACNLDPQDLAKLEATCSFFRQPANFPPDNELSISELAALDMCQKRAIFKPMAPEERQDLKQRCGGSWKLVLRFLLAGEACCRRERSQAIAGPGHSIAVTSNGVVYSFGSNSSGQLGHGTTEEEWRPRQIRSLRGIRIIQAAAGPGRTMLISDAGQVYAFGKDSFGEAEYGAQGSKMVTTPQLVESLKNIFVVQAVIGNFFTAVLSREGRVYTFSWGNDGRIGHQTEPNDVEPHPLLGALENIPVVQIAAGYCYLLALACHPSGMSVYSVGCGLGGKLGHGSRTDEKYPRLIEQFQLLNLQPMVVAAGAWHAAVVGRDGRVCTWGWGRYGCLGHGNEECESAPKVVEALSKVKAVNVATGDYTTFVVSDDGDVYSFGCGESASLGHNAAADEQGNRHVNVLSPELVTSLKEVKERVVQISLTNSIYWNAHTFALTESGKLYAFGAGDKGQLGMELVNNQSERGNPERVDVDLR, from the exons ATGCCCATGGATGCCACTACGAGTGGAACCCCAACTATACAATACCATAACATCAATGATCAGCCTGTCACTGTCACAGCCATTGTTGCTGTTCCTGTTTCAACATATCAGCGAAATCAGCGCCATTGTTTTGGGGACTTGATTCCTGGAGAATTCCCGTTAGCTACCAATCCATCAATTGTCCTTCATGTTCTCACCGCGTGTAACTTGGATCCTCAAGATCTTGCAAAACTAGAG GCAACATGCTCCTTCTTTAGGCAGCCAGCAAACTTTCCCCCCGACAATGAATTATCCATATCAGAGCTTGCTGCTCTGGATATGTGTCAAAAAAGAGCCATATTTAAGCCAATGGCACCTGAAGAACGCCAAGATTTGAAACAAAGATGCGGGGGCTCGTGGAAACTGGTCCTGCGATTTTTGCTGGCTGGAGAAGCATGTTGCAGGAGGGAGAGATCCCAGGCAATTGCAGGACCTGGTCACAGTATTGCTGTGACATCAAATGGAGTAGTTTACTCCTTTGGCTCTAATAGCTCAGGACAACTTGGGCATGGCACCACTGAAGAGGAGTGGCGACCTCGGCAAATCAG ATCCCTCCGAGGCATTCGAATTATCCAAGCAGCTGCTGGACCTGGTAGGACAATGCTGATTAGTGATGCTGGGCAGGTTTATGCCTTTGGAAAGGATTCCTTTGGTGAAGCTGAGTACGGAGCTCAAGGATCTAAAATGGTTACAACTCCACAGCTGGTCGAgtccttgaaaaatatatttgtggTGCAAGCTGTGATAGGAAATTTTTTCACTGCTGTATTGTCCAGAGAAGGAAGGGTTTATACATTTTCTTGGGGAAATGATGGCAGAATTGGTCATCAGACAGAGCCAAATGATGTTGAACCCCATCCTTTGTTGGGGGCACTTGAGAACATTCCAGTGGTACAAATTGCAGCTGGATACTGTTACCTTCTTGCTCTGGCCTGTCATCCTAGTGGCAT GTCAGTATACTCTGTTGGATGTGGCTTGGGTGGGAAGCTTGGACATGGATCAAGAACTGATGAGAAATACCCCCGATTGATAGAACAGTTCCAGCTTTTGAACCTTCAGCCAATGGTGGTTGCCGCTGGTGCATGGCATGCTGCTGTGGTAGGAAGGGATGGACGGGTTTGCACATGGGGTTGGGGTCGCTATGGGTGTTTGGGCCATGGAAATGAAGAGTGTGAATCAGCTCCTAAGGTGGTGGAAGCATTGAGCAAGGTCAAAGCTGTTAATGTTGCTACAGGGGATTACACAACCTTCGTGGTTTCTGATGACGGTGACGTATACTCATTTGGTTGTGGCGAATCTGCTAGTCTAGGTCATAATGCTGCTGCTGATGAACAG GGGAATAGGCATGTCAATGTGTTAAGCCCAGAGCTAGTAACATCATTGAAGGAGGTGAAGGAGCGAGTAGTGCAGATCAGCCTAACCAATTCCATATACTGGAATGCCCACACCTTTGCACTCACTGAATCTGGGAAACTGTATGCATTTGGTGCCGGAGACAAAGGGCAGCTTGGTATGGAACTTGTCAACAACCAAAGCGAAAGGGGGAATCCAGAACGTGTGGATGTGGATCTAAGGTAG